From one Geoalkalibacter halelectricus genomic stretch:
- the hslV gene encoding ATP-dependent protease subunit HslV: MFHATTILCVRKEGAVALAGDGQVTFGNTVMKHSARKIRTMNDGKILAGFAGSAADAFTLFEKFEGKLQEFRGNLTRAAVALAKDWRTDRVLRRLEALLVVADRESTLVISGAGDVIEPDDGIAAIGSGGPFALAAARALAENSDLSAGDIAEKAMRIAAGICIYTNDQIKLETLS, encoded by the coding sequence ATGTTCCACGCAACCACCATCCTGTGCGTGCGCAAGGAAGGCGCGGTGGCCCTGGCCGGCGACGGCCAGGTGACCTTCGGCAATACGGTGATGAAGCACTCCGCGCGCAAGATCCGCACCATGAACGACGGCAAGATTCTCGCCGGGTTCGCCGGCAGCGCTGCCGACGCTTTCACCCTGTTTGAAAAATTCGAGGGCAAACTGCAGGAATTTCGTGGCAACCTGACCCGCGCCGCGGTGGCCCTGGCCAAGGATTGGCGCACCGATCGCGTGTTGCGCCGCCTCGAAGCCCTGCTGGTGGTGGCCGATCGCGAATCGACTCTGGTGATCAGCGGCGCCGGCGACGTCATCGAACCCGACGACGGCATCGCCGCCATCGGCTCGGGCGGCCCCTTTGCCCTGGCCGCGGCGCGCGCCCTGGCGGAGAACTCGGACCTGAGCGCCGGCGACATCGCCGAGAAGGCCATGCGCATCGCCGCCGGCATCTGCATCTACACCAACGACCAGATCAAGCTGGAGACTCTGTCGTGA
- a CDS encoding type IV pilus twitching motility protein PilT, whose amino-acid sequence MDLNDVLKLALRARASDIHIKAGLPPVYRIDGALKPLPNAPRMVSETIAKMAEGVMNEAQRKKFAETHEVDLAYGVPGLGRFRVNVFSQRGSVSMVFRVIPFKVQNLEELQLPGVLKKIAMEQRGLVLVTGATGSGKSTTLAAMIDYINSNRTCHIVTIEDPIEYLHRDKKSIVNQREVGFDTEGFDIALKSALRQDPDVILVGEMRDYETIETALTAAETGHLVLSTLHTIDAPETINRIVAVFPPYQQRQIRIQLASVLRGVVSQRLVPRADGQGRVPAVEVLVSTARTRELVEDKDKTKLLRDSIQQGFVSYGMQTFDQSLMTLLKKNLITFDEALRQASNPDDFKLKMSGISSTSDLSWEDFEKTENPEEEPARDDAGIERF is encoded by the coding sequence ATGGACCTCAACGACGTCCTCAAGCTGGCGCTGCGGGCACGCGCCTCGGACATCCACATCAAGGCCGGCCTGCCGCCCGTCTATCGCATCGACGGCGCGCTCAAGCCCCTGCCCAACGCTCCGCGCATGGTTTCCGAAACCATCGCGAAGATGGCCGAGGGCGTGATGAACGAGGCACAACGCAAAAAGTTCGCTGAAACCCACGAGGTCGACCTCGCCTACGGGGTGCCGGGGCTGGGGCGCTTTCGCGTCAACGTCTTTTCCCAGCGCGGTTCGGTCTCCATGGTGTTTCGCGTCATCCCCTTCAAGGTGCAAAACCTCGAGGAGCTGCAACTGCCTGGCGTGCTCAAGAAAATCGCCATGGAACAGCGCGGCCTGGTACTGGTCACCGGCGCCACGGGCTCGGGCAAATCGACCACCCTGGCGGCGATGATCGATTACATCAACAGCAACCGCACCTGCCATATCGTCACCATCGAGGATCCCATCGAATACCTGCATCGGGACAAGAAAAGCATCGTCAACCAGCGCGAGGTGGGCTTTGACACTGAAGGCTTCGACATCGCCCTCAAAAGTGCTTTGCGCCAGGATCCCGACGTCATTCTGGTGGGCGAGATGCGCGACTACGAGACCATCGAAACCGCGTTGACGGCCGCGGAGACCGGCCATCTGGTGCTCTCCACCCTGCACACCATCGACGCTCCGGAGACCATCAACCGCATCGTCGCGGTGTTTCCGCCCTATCAGCAGCGCCAGATCCGCATTCAGCTCGCCAGCGTGCTGCGCGGCGTGGTGTCCCAGCGCCTGGTGCCGCGCGCCGACGGCCAGGGCCGCGTGCCCGCCGTCGAGGTCCTGGTGTCCACCGCGCGCACCCGCGAATTAGTCGAGGACAAGGACAAGACCAAGCTGCTGCGCGATTCCATTCAGCAGGGCTTCGTTTCCTACGGCATGCAGACCTTCGATCAGTCGCTCATGACCCTGCTGAAGAAAAACCTCATCACCTTCGACGAAGCCCTGCGTCAGGCCTCCAATCCCGACGACTTCAAGCTCAAGATGTCGGGCATCTCCTCGACGTCCGACCTGTCCTGGGAGGACTTCGAGAAGACGGAGAATCCCGAGGAGGAGCCGGCGCGCGATGACGCGGGCATCGAGCGCTTCTGA
- a CDS encoding cupin domain-containing protein, with product MDALTLKAAEQAEYQHPKHKDYHLRDIVTAAGNPAMSMHLGRLEPGGEIFVHTHDAQSETFYILSGEAVCTMGTEQITFGPGSCGVAPPGVPHGLRNESPEPVSLLALFTPPLK from the coding sequence ATGGACGCACTCACCCTGAAAGCCGCCGAGCAGGCTGAATACCAGCATCCCAAGCACAAGGACTACCATCTGCGCGACATCGTCACCGCCGCCGGCAATCCGGCCATGTCCATGCATCTGGGCCGGCTGGAGCCGGGCGGTGAAATCTTCGTGCACACCCATGACGCCCAGAGCGAAACCTTCTACATCCTCTCCGGCGAGGCGGTATGCACCATGGGGACGGAACAGATCACCTTCGGCCCCGGCTCCTGCGGCGTCGCCCCGCCGGGGGTACCCCACGGCCTGCGCAACGAGAGCCCCGAACCGGTCAGCCTGCTGGCGCTTTTTACACCGCCGCTCAAATAG
- a CDS encoding hybrid sensor histidine kinase/response regulator, producing MQQLEMQGVLGLRQEIQGRRVLVVDDEAIIRDLCAKVLKSHRIVEASSGEEALEILARTPIDVVLTDVMMPRMTGLELLQRVKEREPDKPVVIMTGYADKDVILQALKADADDFISKPINLLQLRTTIDRVLEKKALREELLTLKRMDRLKTEFLGLVSHKLKTPATAISLFIQNLAQGIGDPEEPAFQKTLQMILAESAYLENLIQELLFFSEVILREGPPRLTSVDPAAVCRQALKDIEGRAATRDIALELRLPEQSPPLQTDREQLAFILHALLDNAVKFTPKGGRVCLAAEFLGNSLRLEIRDTGIGMPPEELPRVFEKFYQIDPAGSGQVRGFGLGLFYARTFTKNLGGRLILESEPGVGTTAVVSLPL from the coding sequence TTGCAGCAGCTCGAAATGCAAGGGGTTCTCGGCCTGAGACAGGAAATACAGGGCCGCAGGGTGCTGGTGGTCGACGATGAGGCCATCATCCGCGATCTGTGCGCCAAGGTGCTCAAATCCCACCGCATCGTCGAGGCCTCAAGTGGCGAGGAAGCCCTCGAGATTCTGGCGCGCACGCCCATCGATGTCGTCCTTACCGACGTCATGATGCCGCGCATGACCGGCCTCGAACTGCTGCAACGGGTCAAGGAACGCGAACCCGACAAGCCGGTGGTGATCATGACCGGCTATGCCGACAAGGATGTCATCCTGCAGGCCCTCAAGGCCGACGCAGACGATTTCATCAGCAAGCCCATCAACCTGCTGCAATTACGCACCACCATCGATCGGGTCCTGGAAAAAAAGGCCCTGCGCGAGGAACTGCTCACCCTCAAACGCATGGATCGGCTCAAAACCGAGTTCCTCGGCCTGGTCTCCCACAAGCTCAAGACCCCCGCCACCGCCATCTCCCTGTTCATCCAGAACCTGGCCCAGGGCATCGGCGACCCCGAGGAGCCCGCCTTCCAGAAAACCCTCCAGATGATCCTCGCGGAATCGGCTTATCTTGAAAACCTGATCCAGGAATTGCTCTTCTTCAGCGAGGTGATCCTGCGCGAGGGCCCACCGCGCCTGACCAGCGTCGATCCAGCCGCGGTCTGCCGCCAGGCCCTCAAAGACATCGAGGGGCGCGCCGCGACCCGCGACATCGCCCTGGAACTTCGGCTGCCTGAACAGTCTCCCCCCCTCCAGACCGACCGCGAGCAGCTCGCTTTTATCCTCCACGCCCTGCTCGACAATGCCGTCAAGTTCACCCCCAAGGGCGGCCGGGTTTGTCTGGCGGCCGAGTTCCTCGGCAACAGCCTGCGCCTGGAAATCCGCGACACCGGCATCGGCATGCCCCCTGAGGAATTGCCGCGGGTCTTCGAGAAGTTCTATCAGATCGATCCGGCCGGCAGCGGCCAGGTGCGCGGCTTCGGTCTCGGGCTGTTCTACGCCCGCACCTTCACCAAGAACCTCGGCGGACGCCTGATTCTGGAGAGCGAGCCCGGCGTCGGCACCACGGCGGTGGTATCCCTTCCGCTCTGA
- the hslU gene encoding ATP-dependent protease ATPase subunit HslU produces the protein MNNFTPREIVSELDRYIVGQNAAKRAVAIALRNRWRRQQVPEELRDEIAPKNIIMIGPTGVGKTEIARRLAKLAQAPFIKVEASKFTEVGYVGRDVESMVRDLVDLAVIMVREEEAAKVRLKAEDLAEERILDLLLPGESTALQATEAEGRETTRDKLRRKLRMGELDDRLVEIDVQVSKTPNLEVFTPQGMEELGSSFKEMFGNLFPKKSKRRRVRVSEAREVLIESEAERLVDMDKVKTLAKERVEQNGIIFIDEIDKIASAEHGRGPDVSREGVQRDILPIVEGSTVSTKYGPVRTDHVLFIAAGAFHISKPSDLIPELQGRFPIRVELESLGEAEFVRILSEPKNALTRQYIALMATEGVELVIAEDAVREIARTAQLVNERTENIGARRLHTILEKMLEELSFRAPELGSKQVIIDAAYVRDKLADIVKDEDLSRYIL, from the coding sequence GTGAACAATTTCACCCCCAGGGAAATCGTTTCCGAACTCGACCGCTACATCGTCGGGCAAAACGCCGCCAAACGCGCCGTCGCCATCGCCCTGCGCAACCGCTGGCGCCGCCAGCAGGTGCCCGAGGAGCTACGCGATGAAATCGCGCCGAAAAACATCATCATGATCGGGCCCACCGGCGTGGGCAAGACCGAAATCGCCCGCCGCCTGGCCAAACTGGCCCAGGCGCCCTTCATCAAGGTCGAGGCAAGCAAATTCACCGAGGTCGGCTACGTCGGTCGCGATGTCGAGAGCATGGTGCGCGACCTGGTCGATCTGGCCGTCATCATGGTGCGCGAGGAGGAAGCCGCCAAGGTGCGCCTCAAGGCCGAGGATCTCGCCGAGGAGCGCATTCTCGACTTGCTGCTTCCCGGTGAAAGCACCGCTCTGCAAGCCACCGAAGCCGAGGGCCGCGAAACCACGCGCGACAAACTGCGCCGCAAGCTGCGCATGGGCGAGCTTGATGATCGTCTGGTCGAGATCGACGTACAGGTATCCAAGACGCCGAACCTGGAGGTCTTCACCCCTCAGGGCATGGAGGAACTGGGCTCGAGCTTCAAGGAGATGTTCGGCAACCTCTTCCCGAAGAAAAGCAAGCGCCGCCGCGTGCGCGTGTCCGAGGCCCGCGAGGTGCTCATCGAAAGCGAGGCCGAGCGCCTGGTCGACATGGACAAGGTCAAGACCCTGGCCAAGGAGCGCGTCGAGCAAAACGGCATCATCTTTATCGACGAAATCGACAAGATCGCCAGCGCCGAGCACGGCCGCGGTCCCGACGTCTCGCGCGAAGGCGTGCAGCGCGACATCCTGCCCATCGTCGAGGGCAGCACCGTGAGCACCAAGTACGGTCCGGTGCGCACCGACCATGTCCTGTTCATCGCCGCCGGCGCCTTTCACATCAGCAAACCCTCGGATCTGATCCCCGAGCTCCAGGGACGCTTTCCCATCCGCGTCGAGTTGGAAAGCCTCGGCGAGGCCGAGTTCGTGCGGATCCTCAGCGAACCGAAAAACGCCCTGACCCGCCAGTACATCGCGCTCATGGCCACCGAGGGGGTCGAGCTGGTGATCGCCGAGGATGCGGTGCGCGAAATCGCCCGCACCGCGCAACTGGTCAACGAGCGCACCGAGAACATCGGCGCGCGGCGCCTGCACACCATCCTGGAGAAGATGCTCGAGGAACTCTCCTTTCGCGCTCCGGAACTGGGCAGTAAACAGGTGATCATCGACGCGGCCTATGTGCGCGACAAGCTCGCCGACATCGTCAAGGACGAAGATCTGTCCAGGTATATCCTGTAG
- a CDS encoding regulatory protein RecX, which translates to MTRASSASDPLALAVRLLSARDRSAAELRAALQRRGVAAELIEQVLDRCRELGYLDDQRFARERARALLRSGRAAGTKILLDLRRRGIDDDLAAAALSAAEAEQSPAQTLRELCARRFADFVYEHADAGERRRVVTFLQRRGFSLDQIMAILRQERDC; encoded by the coding sequence ATGACGCGGGCATCGAGCGCTTCTGATCCGCTGGCCCTGGCCGTGCGCCTGCTCAGCGCGCGCGACCGCTCCGCCGCCGAACTGCGCGCCGCCCTCCAGCGCCGCGGGGTGGCCGCGGAGTTGATTGAACAGGTCCTTGATCGCTGTCGCGAGCTGGGATATCTCGACGATCAGCGCTTTGCCCGGGAGCGGGCCCGCGCCCTGCTGCGCAGCGGCCGCGCCGCCGGCACCAAGATCTTGCTGGATCTGCGCCGCCGGGGCATCGACGACGACCTGGCCGCCGCCGCTCTCAGCGCCGCGGAAGCCGAGCAGTCGCCCGCGCAAACCCTGCGTGAGCTGTGCGCGCGGCGCTTTGCGGATTTTGTCTACGAGCACGCCGATGCGGGCGAAAGACGACGGGTCGTCACCTTCCTCCAGCGCCGCGGCTTCAGCCTCGACCAGATTATGGCCATACTCAGACAGGAAAGGGATTGCTAG
- a CDS encoding acetylornithine transaminase has product MSNSQDWIERADRHIARTYGRYPLVAARGEGCRLWDVDGKEYLDFLAGVAVNNLGHCHPRVVKALQEQAARLLHVSNYFHIPQQIELAEILCRHSFADRVFFCNSGAEANEAAMKLVRKYSREAHGEDRFEVITALASFHGRTIGTIAATGQDKVRVGFEPVVPGFKYVPFGEIQALRAAVSPNTCAIMLEPVQGEGGVNLPPAGYLQAVRELCDEKELLLVFDEVQVGCGRTGSLFAYEQEGVAPDIMTLAKALAGGPPIGAMLYREKFVDTLGPGTHGSTFGGNPLMTAAGVATLNALLEDGVLENCRAMGAYLHERLEAFQQRYDFIVEVRGRGLIYGMELSIEGGDIVKQCLERGLLLNCTMGKVLRFLPPLIVTREEIDEALAILESVLQEIK; this is encoded by the coding sequence ATGAGTAATTCGCAGGACTGGATCGAACGTGCGGACCGGCATATCGCCAGAACCTATGGCCGTTATCCCTTGGTGGCGGCGCGGGGCGAGGGCTGTCGGTTGTGGGATGTGGACGGCAAGGAGTATCTTGACTTTCTCGCCGGGGTGGCGGTGAACAACCTCGGCCACTGTCACCCCAGGGTGGTCAAGGCGTTGCAGGAACAGGCCGCGCGCCTGCTGCACGTCTCCAATTATTTCCATATCCCCCAGCAGATCGAGTTGGCGGAGATCCTCTGCCGCCACTCCTTTGCCGACCGGGTGTTTTTCTGCAACTCGGGCGCCGAGGCCAACGAGGCGGCCATGAAGCTGGTGCGCAAGTACAGCCGCGAGGCCCACGGCGAAGATCGCTTCGAGGTGATCACCGCCCTGGCCTCCTTTCACGGCCGCACCATCGGCACCATCGCCGCCACCGGGCAGGACAAGGTGCGGGTGGGTTTCGAACCGGTGGTGCCGGGCTTCAAGTACGTGCCCTTCGGCGAAATCCAGGCCCTGCGCGCGGCCGTCTCGCCCAACACCTGCGCCATCATGCTGGAGCCGGTACAGGGCGAAGGCGGAGTCAACCTGCCGCCCGCGGGCTATTTGCAGGCGGTGCGCGAGCTGTGCGACGAAAAGGAGCTGCTGCTGGTGTTTGACGAGGTGCAGGTCGGCTGCGGGCGCACCGGCAGTCTTTTTGCCTACGAGCAGGAAGGCGTGGCGCCCGACATCATGACCCTGGCCAAGGCCCTGGCCGGCGGTCCCCCCATCGGCGCCATGCTTTACCGGGAAAAATTCGTCGACACCCTGGGGCCCGGCACCCACGGCTCGACCTTCGGCGGCAATCCCCTGATGACGGCCGCCGGGGTCGCCACCCTGAACGCCTTGCTGGAAGACGGGGTGCTTGAGAACTGCCGCGCCATGGGCGCCTATCTGCACGAGCGCCTGGAAGCATTCCAGCAGCGCTACGATTTTATCGTCGAGGTGCGCGGCCGCGGCCTTATCTACGGCATGGAACTCTCCATCGAGGGCGGCGACATCGTCAAGCAATGCCTGGAACGCGGCCTGCTGCTCAACTGCACCATGGGCAAGGTTCTGCGTTTTCTGCCGCCGCTTATCGTCACCCGGGAAGAGATCGACGAGGCGCTGGCGATACTTGAGAGCGTTTTACAAGAAATCAAATAA
- the argF gene encoding ornithine carbamoyltransferase has translation MNKDFLCLTDWKREELEAIFELARDLKAKQKCGEEHHLLKGKTLGMIFEKSSTRTRVSFEVGMFQLGGHALFLSSGNTQMGRGEPIKDTARCMARYVDGVMIRTFSQEAVEEFAACCEVPVVNGLTDLYHPCQVMADLFTVSEHRVDWRELSYCWIGDGNNMAHSWINAAAVFGFELRVATPQGYQPDAGVRARAEERGARILYTDDPREAARGAQVLNTDVWASMGQEAEQKEREKAFQGYQINSDLLKIAAADSLVMHCLPAHRGEEITDEVIEGPQSIIFDEAENRLHVQKAILATLMK, from the coding sequence GTGAATAAAGACTTTCTTTGTCTGACGGACTGGAAGCGCGAGGAACTGGAAGCCATCTTTGAACTGGCCCGCGACCTCAAGGCCAAGCAGAAGTGCGGCGAAGAGCATCATCTGCTCAAGGGCAAGACCCTGGGCATGATTTTCGAGAAGAGTTCGACGCGCACGCGGGTGTCCTTTGAGGTCGGCATGTTTCAGTTGGGCGGCCATGCCCTGTTCTTGTCCTCGGGCAATACCCAGATGGGGCGCGGCGAGCCCATCAAGGACACGGCGCGCTGCATGGCGCGCTACGTCGACGGGGTGATGATTCGCACCTTTTCCCAGGAGGCGGTGGAAGAATTCGCCGCTTGTTGCGAGGTGCCCGTGGTCAACGGCCTCACCGACCTCTATCATCCCTGCCAGGTCATGGCCGATCTGTTCACCGTCAGCGAGCATCGCGTCGACTGGCGCGAGCTGAGCTATTGCTGGATCGGCGACGGCAACAACATGGCCCATTCCTGGATCAATGCCGCGGCGGTGTTCGGTTTCGAGCTGCGCGTCGCCACGCCCCAGGGTTACCAACCCGACGCGGGCGTGCGGGCGCGCGCCGAGGAACGCGGGGCGCGCATTCTCTACACGGATGATCCCCGCGAGGCGGCACGCGGAGCCCAGGTACTCAATACCGACGTCTGGGCCAGCATGGGCCAGGAAGCCGAGCAGAAAGAGCGTGAGAAGGCGTTCCAGGGCTACCAGATCAATTCCGACCTGCTCAAAATCGCGGCAGCGGATTCCCTGGTCATGCATTGTCTGCCCGCCCACCGCGGCGAGGAAATCACCGACGAGGTCATCGAGGGGCCGCAATCCATCATTTTCGATGAAGCGGAAAACCGCCTGCACGTGCAAAAGGCCATTCTCGCCACCCTGATGAAATAA
- the argB gene encoding acetylglutamate kinase has translation MQEIIAKANVLLEALPWLKRFSGATVVIKYGGNAMVEERLKESFAQDIILMKFIGLNPVVVHGGGPQIGKLLKALGKESHFVQGMRVTDRETMDVVEMVLGGQVNKEIVNNINRHGGKAVGLTGKDGRLIIARKMEMTQINPDTLTPEIIDIGHVGEVESVNPAIIESLEQGHFIPVIAPIGVGLNGETYNINADLVAGRIAGALRAEKLILLTDVEGVKDKDGRLISTIDVERVPDLINNGTITGGMIPKLNCCVDAVEEGVHKAHIIDGRMEHACLLEIFTDKGVGTAVARFR, from the coding sequence ATGCAGGAAATCATCGCCAAAGCCAACGTTCTGCTCGAAGCCTTGCCCTGGCTCAAGCGCTTTTCCGGCGCCACCGTCGTCATCAAGTACGGCGGCAACGCCATGGTCGAGGAGCGCCTCAAGGAGAGTTTCGCCCAGGACATCATCCTGATGAAATTCATCGGCCTCAACCCCGTGGTGGTGCACGGCGGCGGGCCGCAGATCGGCAAGCTGCTCAAGGCCCTGGGCAAGGAATCACACTTTGTTCAGGGGATGCGGGTGACCGATCGCGAAACCATGGATGTGGTGGAGATGGTGCTCGGCGGTCAGGTCAACAAGGAGATCGTCAACAACATCAACCGCCACGGCGGCAAGGCGGTGGGCCTCACCGGCAAGGACGGACGGCTCATCATCGCGCGCAAAATGGAGATGACCCAGATCAATCCCGACACCCTGACCCCGGAAATCATCGACATCGGGCACGTGGGCGAGGTGGAGAGCGTCAATCCGGCCATCATCGAGTCGCTGGAACAGGGGCATTTCATTCCGGTCATCGCGCCCATCGGCGTCGGCCTCAACGGTGAAACCTACAACATCAACGCCGACCTGGTGGCGGGACGCATCGCCGGAGCCCTGCGTGCCGAAAAGCTCATCCTGCTCACCGACGTCGAGGGGGTCAAGGACAAGGACGGACGGCTGATTTCAACCATCGACGTGGAACGCGTCCCCGACCTCATCAACAACGGCACCATCACCGGCGGCATGATTCCCAAGCTCAACTGCTGCGTCGACGCCGTGGAAGAAGGCGTGCACAAGGCGCACATCATCGACGGGCGCATGGAACACGCCTGCCTGTTGGAAATTTTCACGGATAAGGGCGTCGGCACCGCCGTGGCGAGGTTTAGGTAA
- the alaS gene encoding alanine--tRNA ligase, with the protein MTGHELRARFLKFFEDRGHTLVPSSSLVPHNDPTLLFTNAGMNQFKDCFLGREKRPYVRAASSQKCVRAGGKHNDLENVGRTARHHTFFEMLGNFSFGDYFKKEAIAYAWEFLTRDLGLDKERLYVSVFTDDDEAADIWHEQEGVPRARIFRFGEKDNFWSMGDTGPCGPCTEIFWDNGPEVGCGKPECTVGCDCDRYMEIWNNVFMQFDRSADGTLTPLPKPAVDTGMGLERIATVIQGVKSNYDTDLLRGIIDFVAEVTGKTYGADPDNDVSMRVIADHSRATAFLIGDGVLPSNEGRGYVLRRIMRRAARHAKMLGYEEPLLCQSTGRVVEMMSGAYPELRERAAYIAKVTRNEEERFIQTLGNGLRILAEETARLKAEGRTLIPGEVVFRLYDTFGFPVDLTADIVEAEGFTLDEAGFESCMEEQRRKAREHWKGSGETAIDAQWRALAEAGMRSEFTGYNGLSDHGTVLAILREGQRIAEAAAGEKIQVVTSASPFYGESGGQVGDRGEIRTAGARLRVTDTQRPLPELIVHQAEVVEGRLREGDAAELQVDGAARQATARNHTATHILQAVLVEVLGDHVKQAGSLVSSERLRFDFTHFSPLTDEEISRVEREVNRRIRENEAVESREMAAAEAMAAGATALFGEKYGESVRVISVGDFSMELCGGTHAHAAGDIGLFKILQESGIAAGVRRIEAVTGERAVEHVLQQEETLARMAALVKSDPQQLEGRLQKMLERQRELEREVESLRAKLNAGKSGELMEQVREVAGVRYLAVRVEGVDGKGLRDFSDQVRERLGSGVVVLGSASGGKANLLVAVSKDLTARLQAGAIIKQLAAVVGGGGGGRPDLAQAGGSHPEKLDEALAQAQQVIAGLVSN; encoded by the coding sequence ATGACCGGACACGAACTTCGCGCACGCTTTCTTAAATTTTTCGAGGACCGCGGCCATACGCTGGTACCCTCTTCGTCCCTGGTTCCGCACAACGACCCGACGCTGCTGTTCACCAACGCCGGCATGAACCAGTTCAAGGACTGCTTTCTCGGCCGCGAAAAGCGTCCCTACGTGCGCGCCGCCAGCTCGCAAAAATGCGTGCGCGCCGGCGGCAAGCACAACGACCTGGAGAACGTCGGCCGCACGGCACGCCACCACACCTTCTTCGAGATGCTCGGCAATTTCTCCTTCGGCGATTATTTCAAAAAAGAAGCCATCGCTTACGCCTGGGAGTTCCTCACCCGCGATCTCGGCCTCGACAAGGAGCGCCTCTACGTCTCGGTGTTCACCGACGACGACGAAGCCGCCGACATCTGGCACGAGCAGGAAGGCGTGCCGCGCGCGCGCATTTTTCGCTTCGGCGAAAAGGACAACTTCTGGAGCATGGGCGACACCGGACCCTGCGGCCCGTGCACGGAAATCTTCTGGGATAACGGCCCCGAGGTGGGCTGCGGCAAGCCCGAGTGCACCGTGGGTTGCGACTGCGACCGCTACATGGAAATCTGGAACAACGTGTTCATGCAGTTCGATCGCTCCGCCGACGGCACCCTGACGCCGCTGCCCAAACCCGCCGTCGACACCGGCATGGGCCTGGAGCGCATCGCCACGGTCATCCAGGGCGTCAAATCCAACTACGACACCGACCTGCTGCGCGGCATCATCGACTTCGTCGCCGAGGTCACCGGCAAAACCTACGGCGCCGATCCCGACAACGATGTATCCATGCGCGTCATCGCCGACCACAGCCGCGCCACCGCCTTTCTTATCGGTGACGGCGTGCTGCCCAGCAACGAAGGGCGCGGCTACGTGCTGCGCCGCATCATGCGCCGCGCCGCGCGCCACGCCAAGATGCTCGGCTACGAGGAACCGTTGCTGTGCCAGAGCACCGGCCGGGTCGTCGAGATGATGAGCGGCGCCTATCCCGAATTGCGCGAGCGCGCCGCCTACATCGCCAAGGTAACGCGCAACGAGGAAGAGCGCTTCATCCAGACCCTGGGCAACGGTCTGCGCATCCTGGCCGAGGAAACCGCACGCCTCAAGGCCGAGGGCCGCACCCTGATTCCCGGCGAGGTGGTGTTTCGCCTCTACGACACCTTTGGTTTTCCCGTGGACCTAACCGCGGATATCGTCGAGGCCGAGGGCTTTACCCTGGATGAAGCGGGTTTTGAGAGCTGCATGGAGGAGCAGCGGCGCAAGGCGCGCGAGCACTGGAAGGGCTCGGGCGAAACGGCCATCGACGCCCAGTGGCGCGCCCTGGCCGAAGCCGGCATGCGCTCTGAATTCACCGGCTACAATGGGCTGAGTGATCACGGCACGGTGCTCGCCATCCTGCGCGAGGGCCAACGCATCGCCGAAGCCGCGGCGGGCGAAAAAATTCAGGTGGTGACCTCGGCGTCGCCTTTTTACGGTGAATCGGGCGGCCAGGTCGGCGATCGCGGCGAAATTCGCACCGCCGGCGCGCGCTTGCGCGTCACGGATACGCAGCGCCCCCTGCCGGAGCTGATCGTGCACCAGGCCGAGGTTGTTGAAGGGCGCCTGCGCGAAGGCGACGCCGCCGAGCTGCAGGTCGACGGCGCGGCCCGCCAGGCCACCGCGCGCAATCACACCGCCACGCACATCCTGCAAGCGGTGCTGGTCGAGGTGCTCGGCGATCACGTCAAGCAGGCCGGCTCCCTGGTCTCATCGGAGCGCTTGCGTTTTGACTTCACCCACTTTTCGCCCCTTACGGATGAAGAGATCAGCCGCGTCGAACGTGAGGTTAATCGCCGCATCCGTGAAAATGAAGCCGTCGAGAGCCGCGAGATGGCCGCCGCCGAGGCCATGGCGGCCGGCGCCACCGCCCTGTTCGGGGAAAAGTACGGCGAGAGCGTGCGGGTCATCTCCGTCGGCGATTTCAGCATGGAGCTGTGCGGCGGCACCCATGCCCACGCCGCCGGGGATATCGGCTTGTTTAAAATCCTGCAGGAATCGGGCATCGCCGCGGGCGTGCGCCGCATCGAGGCGGTGACCGGCGAGCGCGCCGTGGAGCACGTCCTGCAACAGGAAGAGACCCTGGCGCGCATGGCCGCGCTGGTCAAAAGCGACCCACAGCAACTGGAGGGCCGCCTGCAAAAAATGCTCGAGCGTCAGCGCGAACTGGAGCGCGAGGTCGAATCCCTGCGCGCCAAGCTCAACGCGGGCAAATCCGGCGAACTCATGGAACAGGTGCGCGAAGTGGCCGGAGTACGGTATCTGGCCGTGCGCGTCGAGGGTGTCGACGGCAAGGGGCTGCGCGATTTCTCCGATCAGGTGCGTGAGCGTCTCGGTTCCGGCGTGGTGGTGCTGGGCTCGGCAAGCGGCGGCAAGGCCAATCTTTTGGTGGCCGTCAGCAAGGATCTCACCGCGCGCCTGCAGGCCGGGGCCATCATCAAGCAACTGGCCGCCGTGGTCGGCGGCGGCGGCGGCGGACGCCCGGATCTCGCCCAGGCCGGCGGCAGCCACCCGGAAAAACTCGACGAGGCCCTCGCCCAGGCGCAACAGGTCATCGCCGGGCTGGTAAGCAACTAA